A portion of the Planctomycetota bacterium genome contains these proteins:
- a CDS encoding ATPase, T2SS/T4P/T4SS family has protein sequence MPEFKLTPIRGSAKPVTLSGGRVVIGRSPDCAVPIIDERASRQHCVLQPDGKGGWVVRDLGSRNGTKLNEVKITESPISPGDVLKVGSHEFLVERERAAGASPDETDAEGAFHVGAALRELPAEVANASPVQSREIGWMFELSELIQAVPPKDTDPETVRVIDANGRPTDVLLGQSDGPNALRLLIQLASKARATDVHIEPKAEAGHVRMRVDGDMVHIVDLPKRVAELVFGVIKAACHMMVAGRDAMQDGHFSVVFPDRRVEYRVSFTPTVQGQKLVLRVLDQKWQPTSMSDLGLLPYMFDRVQRLCQQESGMLMACGPTGSGKTTTLYNAIRTIDRTSRNVVTIEDPVEYQLDNVTQIPVDEAKGNTFGGLLRSVLRQDPDVILVGEVRDDETARTAMQAALTGHLVFSSVHAKESISAVFRLLDLKVEPYLVANSLDLIVAQRLVRVLCDNCKRETPVLPGQSSRLGKWLGGKNYIYHAVGCARCLRTGYRGRRALFELLDFTDELRDIVLGEPSIGAMKKVIDSGHFTTLAQFGWRMVAEGATSLDEVDRVAGLG, from the coding sequence ATGCCGGAGTTCAAGCTCACCCCCATCCGCGGATCGGCGAAGCCCGTGACGCTCAGCGGCGGGCGCGTCGTGATCGGTCGCAGCCCCGACTGCGCGGTGCCCATCATCGACGAGCGCGCGAGCCGCCAGCACTGCGTCCTCCAGCCCGACGGCAAGGGCGGGTGGGTCGTGCGCGACCTGGGCTCGCGCAATGGCACGAAGCTGAACGAGGTCAAGATCACCGAGTCGCCGATTTCGCCCGGCGACGTCCTGAAGGTCGGGTCGCACGAGTTCCTGGTGGAGCGGGAGCGCGCGGCGGGGGCCTCGCCCGACGAAACGGACGCGGAAGGGGCGTTCCACGTCGGGGCGGCGTTGCGCGAGCTGCCGGCGGAGGTGGCAAACGCCTCGCCGGTGCAGAGCCGCGAGATCGGGTGGATGTTCGAGTTATCGGAGCTGATCCAGGCCGTCCCGCCCAAGGACACGGACCCCGAGACGGTGCGGGTGATCGACGCGAACGGGCGTCCGACGGACGTGCTGCTGGGGCAGAGCGACGGGCCCAACGCGCTGCGCCTGCTGATCCAGTTGGCGAGCAAAGCGCGGGCGACGGACGTGCACATCGAGCCCAAGGCCGAGGCCGGGCACGTGCGGATGCGCGTGGACGGCGACATGGTGCACATCGTGGACCTGCCCAAGCGGGTGGCGGAGCTGGTGTTCGGCGTGATCAAGGCGGCGTGCCACATGATGGTCGCGGGGCGCGACGCGATGCAGGACGGGCACTTCTCGGTGGTCTTCCCCGACCGGCGGGTGGAGTACCGCGTGTCGTTCACCCCGACGGTGCAGGGGCAGAAGCTGGTGCTCCGCGTGCTCGATCAGAAGTGGCAGCCCACGAGCATGAGCGACCTGGGCCTGCTGCCCTACATGTTCGACCGCGTGCAGCGTCTGTGCCAGCAGGAGAGCGGGATGCTCATGGCCTGCGGCCCGACCGGCAGCGGGAAGACGACGACGCTCTACAACGCGATCCGGACGATCGACCGGACAAGCCGCAACGTCGTGACGATCGAGGACCCGGTCGAGTACCAGTTGGACAACGTGACGCAGATCCCCGTGGACGAGGCGAAGGGGAACACGTTCGGGGGGCTGCTGCGGAGCGTGCTGCGCCAGGACCCGGACGTGATCCTGGTGGGCGAGGTGCGCGACGACGAGACGGCGCGGACGGCGATGCAGGCCGCCCTGACCGGGCACCTGGTCTTCTCGAGCGTGCACGCGAAGGAATCGATCTCGGCGGTGTTCCGCCTGCTGGACCTCAAGGTCGAGCCGTACCTGGTGGCGAACTCGCTGGACCTGATCGTGGCGCAGCGCCTGGTGCGGGTGCTGTGCGACAACTGCAAGCGCGAGACGCCGGTGCTGCCGGGGCAGTCGTCGCGCCTGGGCAAGTGGCTGGGCGGGAAGAACTACATCTACCACGCCGTCGGGTGCGCGCGGTGCCTGCGCACGGGGTACCGCGGGCGGCGGGCGCTGTTCGAGCTGCTGGACTTCACCGACGAGCTGCGCGACATCGTGCTGGGCGAGCCGAGCATCGGCGCGATGAAGAAGGTGATCGACTCGGGGCACTTCACCACGCTCGCGCAGTTCGGCTGGCGGATGGTCGCGGAGGGCGCGACGAGCCTGGACGAGGTCGATCGCGTCGCGGGGCTGGGGTGA
- the serS gene encoding serine--tRNA ligase, protein MIDLKALRENPAHFALGAKAKGVHVDIERLVALDAQRRQLQGESDRLRAEQNRLAKEVGPQIGKLKGQLKSKPPEEAAALQREIDALSAKPTELKATLQAIEAEVARIDPELHALLLQVPLPPDADVPVGTSSDDNVELRRWAAPPSDLLPQGFDPGKTFEANKGFRPKGHMDLVRDLRLCDFERGVKIAGSRSYILTGDGMRLHQAVLRYAVDFMTEHHGFTPISVPTVVREETMIGTGFFPAGREQAYHIPESTRGGGYDLYLTGTGEVGLMGLHADEILDEAALPLKYVTVSTCYRREAGAAGKDTAGLYRIHQFDKVEQVVISRSSESESRDWHRAMIRYVEALLKSLELPHRLLQCCTGDLGVKNADMIDIECWMPGRGEAGIDGVPTGAFGETHSASRLYDFQCRRLNMRYRPGGAAGKGETFFCHSLNNTVLASPRILIPLLEIHQQPDGSVRIPAPLRPYMGGRERIG, encoded by the coding sequence ATGATCGACCTGAAGGCCCTGCGCGAGAACCCCGCCCACTTCGCCCTCGGGGCCAAGGCCAAGGGCGTCCACGTCGACATCGAACGGCTCGTGGCGCTCGACGCCCAGCGCCGCCAGTTGCAGGGGGAGAGCGACCGGCTGCGGGCCGAGCAGAACCGGCTGGCCAAGGAGGTCGGCCCGCAGATCGGCAAGCTCAAGGGGCAGCTCAAGTCCAAGCCGCCCGAGGAGGCCGCCGCCCTGCAGCGCGAGATCGACGCGCTGAGCGCCAAGCCGACGGAACTGAAGGCGACGCTGCAGGCGATCGAGGCCGAGGTAGCGCGCATCGATCCGGAACTGCACGCGCTGCTGCTCCAGGTGCCCCTCCCGCCCGACGCGGACGTGCCGGTGGGAACCTCGAGCGACGACAACGTCGAACTGCGCCGCTGGGCCGCCCCGCCCAGCGACCTGCTCCCGCAGGGCTTCGACCCGGGAAAGACCTTCGAGGCGAACAAGGGGTTCAGGCCCAAGGGGCACATGGATCTCGTGCGCGACCTGCGCCTGTGCGACTTTGAGCGCGGCGTGAAGATCGCGGGCTCGCGCTCGTACATCCTGACCGGCGACGGGATGCGCCTGCACCAGGCCGTCCTCCGCTACGCGGTGGACTTCATGACCGAGCACCATGGCTTCACGCCCATCAGCGTGCCGACGGTGGTGCGCGAAGAGACGATGATCGGCACGGGGTTCTTCCCCGCTGGACGCGAGCAGGCGTACCACATCCCCGAGAGCACGCGGGGCGGCGGGTACGACCTGTACCTCACGGGCACCGGCGAGGTCGGGCTCATGGGCCTGCACGCCGACGAGATCCTCGACGAGGCGGCCCTCCCGCTGAAGTACGTCACGGTCTCCACCTGCTACCGGCGCGAGGCCGGGGCGGCGGGCAAGGACACCGCCGGGCTGTACCGCATCCACCAGTTCGACAAGGTCGAGCAGGTGGTGATCTCGCGCTCCAGCGAGAGCGAAAGCCGCGACTGGCACCGCGCGATGATCCGCTACGTCGAGGCGCTCTTGAAGTCGCTCGAGCTCCCCCACCGCCTGCTGCAATGCTGCACGGGCGACCTGGGCGTCAAGAACGCCGACATGATCGACATCGAGTGCTGGATGCCCGGGCGGGGCGAAGCCGGGATCGACGGCGTGCCGACGGGCGCGTTCGGCGAGACGCACTCGGCAAGCCGCCTGTACGACTTCCAGTGCCGACGTCTGAACATGCGCTATCGCCCGGGCGGCGCCGCGGGCAAGGGCGAGACGTTCTTCTGCCACTCGCTCAACAACACGGTGCTCGCGTCCCCGCGCATCCTGATCCCGCTGCTGGAGATCCACCAGCAGCCCGACGGGAGCGTGCGCATCCCCGCCCCCCTGCGCCCGTACATGGGCGGACGCGAGCGCATCGGGTGA
- a CDS encoding FkbM family methyltransferase → MNDHLAQLDARLNQVHGGLLQVWRQFLGVRRTVARLDALDRLARAGQTPHLALDFKSQFGEDITSWELLGKPLSGFFIEVGAFDGVSYSTTYALEAMGWTGLLVEPTPARAEACRANRPHSRVVHSALAGPTAPAEATFHVLEDEYGGMLSYAEGLSQGHHVEQVHAANVRKVSVRVPVTTLDRLLEGHNRPIDLVTIDVEGAELELLAGFDLARWRPRLMLIEDSTFGNNPALDALVARGSYQVVGWVESSRVYARSDEADIIRRAREVL, encoded by the coding sequence ATGAACGACCATCTCGCCCAACTCGACGCCCGGCTCAACCAGGTGCACGGCGGGCTGCTCCAGGTGTGGCGCCAGTTCCTCGGCGTGCGGCGCACCGTCGCCCGGCTCGACGCGCTCGACCGCCTCGCGCGCGCCGGCCAGACGCCCCACCTCGCCCTCGACTTCAAGTCGCAGTTCGGCGAGGACATCACCTCCTGGGAGCTGCTCGGCAAGCCCCTGTCGGGGTTCTTCATCGAGGTCGGCGCGTTCGACGGCGTGTCCTACTCCACCACCTACGCCCTCGAGGCCATGGGCTGGACGGGCCTGCTCGTCGAGCCCACGCCCGCCCGCGCGGAGGCCTGCCGCGCGAACCGCCCGCACTCGCGCGTCGTGCACAGCGCGCTCGCCGGCCCCACCGCCCCCGCCGAGGCGACGTTCCACGTGCTCGAGGACGAGTACGGCGGGATGCTCTCGTACGCCGAGGGCCTGAGCCAGGGGCACCACGTCGAGCAGGTGCACGCCGCGAACGTCCGCAAGGTCTCGGTCCGCGTGCCGGTGACGACGCTCGACCGTCTGCTGGAAGGGCACAACCGGCCGATCGACCTCGTGACGATCGACGTGGAGGGCGCGGAGCTCGAACTGCTCGCGGGCTTCGACCTCGCCCGCTGGCGCCCGCGCCTGATGCTCATCGAGGACAGCACCTTCGGCAACAACCCCGCGCTCGACGCGCTGGTGGCCCGCGGCTCGTACCAGGTCGTCGGCTGGGTGGAATCCAGCCGCGTCTACGCGCGGAGCGACGAAGCCGACATCATCCGGCGCGCCCGCGAGGTGCTGTAA
- a CDS encoding Maf family protein produces the protein MHDGPANVPSVLLASRSPRRRELLERAGVAHVSEHPGFDDAILQPGNVSPDEWVMALAYLKAWARALEAPAGRVVIGADTTCLVDGRLIGTPTCGDEARRIIQSFVGRAHEVITGVALVESGTGRRRLFAERAEVRFGALADDEVDRYVASGGWAGKAGAYNLSERLDAGWPIEFDGDDSTIMGLPMPRLREELAQFCGAGGRGTAA, from the coding sequence GTGCACGACGGACCCGCGAACGTGCCGAGCGTGCTGCTGGCGAGCCGCTCTCCCCGGCGGCGTGAACTCCTGGAACGCGCGGGTGTTGCGCATGTCTCCGAACACCCCGGGTTCGACGACGCGATCCTGCAGCCGGGCAACGTCTCGCCCGATGAATGGGTGATGGCGTTGGCGTACCTGAAAGCCTGGGCCCGCGCGCTCGAGGCGCCCGCGGGGCGCGTCGTGATCGGGGCCGACACCACGTGCCTGGTCGACGGGCGCCTCATCGGCACGCCCACCTGCGGGGACGAGGCTCGCCGCATCATCCAGTCGTTCGTCGGGCGTGCGCACGAGGTCATCACCGGCGTGGCGCTGGTCGAGAGCGGGACGGGGCGCCGGCGCCTGTTCGCCGAGCGGGCCGAGGTGCGGTTCGGCGCGCTCGCCGACGACGAGGTCGACCGGTACGTCGCGTCGGGCGGCTGGGCGGGCAAGGCGGGGGCGTACAACCTGTCGGAGCGGCTCGACGCGGGCTGGCCGATCGAGTTCGACGGGGACGACTCGACGATCATGGGCCTGCCCATGCCGCGCCTGCGCGAGGAACTCGCGCAGTTCTGCGGCGCGGGCGGGCGGGGGACCGCGGCGTGA
- a CDS encoding GTPase, with protein MDRAPSPPIGVRWRLATPAGVPGGVAIFELSAADPGTMDRALATLGLGRIAAGALVVRDLAGVDRGVVARWTPTSVHLMPHGGAAVTRALARELACVLGGPAARGDDLDPRAAYPEATTLLEARMLDALARAASPLAVDLLLAQPARWAAYERAPEAAAAVERRSRVLARLIDPALVVAVGGTNIGKSTLLNTLAGRGVSIVADEPGTTRDHVGVMLDLAGLVVRYVDAPGVRPDAPQVEREAAEMAGELASRCDLLLLCEDATTPAPPGPGEQADAPRVLRVGLRSDLGPARGPVDVRVHAPTGAGVEELVALIRERLVPREVLEDPGPWRFWDDGLAG; from the coding sequence GTGGACCGCGCGCCGAGCCCGCCCATCGGGGTGCGCTGGCGGCTGGCGACGCCGGCGGGCGTGCCGGGCGGGGTCGCGATCTTCGAGCTGAGCGCCGCGGACCCGGGCACGATGGACCGTGCGCTCGCAACGCTCGGGCTGGGACGAATCGCGGCGGGGGCGCTCGTCGTGCGCGATCTCGCGGGCGTTGATCGCGGGGTCGTCGCGCGCTGGACGCCGACGAGCGTGCACCTGATGCCCCACGGCGGGGCCGCGGTCACCCGGGCGCTCGCGCGCGAACTCGCGTGCGTTCTGGGCGGGCCGGCGGCGCGAGGGGACGACCTCGACCCGCGTGCGGCGTACCCCGAGGCCACGACGCTCCTCGAAGCGCGGATGCTGGACGCGCTCGCGCGGGCGGCGTCGCCTCTGGCCGTGGATCTGCTGCTCGCCCAGCCGGCGCGCTGGGCGGCGTACGAGCGGGCGCCGGAGGCGGCGGCGGCCGTGGAGCGTCGCTCGCGCGTGCTGGCCCGGCTGATCGACCCCGCGCTGGTCGTCGCGGTGGGGGGCACGAACATCGGCAAGTCCACGCTGCTGAACACGCTCGCGGGGCGCGGCGTGTCGATCGTCGCCGACGAGCCCGGCACCACGCGCGACCACGTGGGCGTCATGCTCGACCTGGCCGGGCTGGTGGTGCGATATGTCGATGCGCCCGGCGTTCGGCCCGACGCCCCGCAAGTCGAGCGCGAGGCGGCGGAGATGGCCGGCGAGCTCGCGTCCCGCTGCGACCTGCTGCTGCTGTGCGAGGACGCGACGACGCCCGCGCCGCCGGGGCCGGGCGAACAGGCGGACGCCCCGCGCGTGCTGCGTGTGGGGCTGCGCTCGGACCTTGGCCCCGCGCGGGGGCCGGTCGACGTCCGCGTGCACGCGCCGACGGGCGCGGGGGTCGAGGAACTGGTCGCGTTGATCCGCGAGCGGCTGGTGCCGCGCGAGGTGCTGGAAGACCCCGGTCCGTGGCGGTTCTGGGACGACGGGCTGGCGGGGTAG
- a CDS encoding DUF971 domain-containing protein: MAPDAPRTLDVRKDRGLTIEWADGSTSFYSVAYLRRMSPSADMKSLRDEMASNPLTVLPAGAASGPLTILEAELRGNYAIWFRFSDGHSTGIYSWQYLRDISPPSGE, translated from the coding sequence GTGGCGCCCGACGCACCCCGAACACTCGACGTCCGCAAGGATCGCGGGCTCACCATCGAATGGGCCGACGGCTCGACGTCGTTCTACTCCGTCGCGTACCTGCGTCGCATGTCGCCCAGCGCCGACATGAAGTCGCTCCGCGACGAGATGGCGAGCAACCCGCTGACGGTGCTGCCCGCGGGCGCCGCGAGCGGCCCGCTCACCATCCTCGAGGCCGAACTGCGGGGCAACTACGCCATCTGGTTCAGGTTCTCCGACGGGCACTCGACGGGCATCTACTCGTGGCAGTACCTGCGCGACATCAGCCCGCCGTCGGGCGAGTAG
- the lpxK gene encoding tetraacyldisaccharide 4'-kinase, giving the protein MTVADFAAQPTASPPTRRPPLAGPLGRLASRVYARVIARRNRAWDRGEGVITFDRPVISVGNLSVGGTGKTPAVLRLIRALLDDQRRPCVAMRGYASPTGRGEDSDEARLYAAAFPGVPIVAQPNRVEGLLDLFAAERGRAVDCVLLDDGFQHRRVARQCDIVLIDATRSPFDDALLPAGWLREPVASLARAHAVLLTHADRAGRERVAALARRVREVLPPRAVVAACAHAWGGFTRHDPGTDDRNAAGAPVAAPVGALRGRRVFAACAIGNPDPFLDAARGACAGPLAGALILRDHDPYAPPTLARLVEALQRTRAEALLVTPKDWTKLDAVHPARWPCPVYVPTLDLRFESGEHELLGLVREAAGLDLSEPRAHDEEGSGGESDRDVEPDAPTRPTAG; this is encoded by the coding sequence ATGACCGTCGCGGATTTTGCCGCCCAGCCCACCGCCTCGCCGCCGACGCGGCGTCCGCCGCTCGCCGGCCCGCTGGGGCGCCTTGCGTCGCGCGTCTACGCCCGCGTCATCGCCCGGCGCAACCGCGCCTGGGACCGGGGCGAGGGCGTCATCACCTTCGACCGCCCGGTGATCAGCGTCGGGAATCTCTCGGTGGGCGGCACGGGCAAGACGCCCGCCGTGCTCCGCCTGATCCGCGCGCTGCTCGACGACCAGCGCCGCCCCTGCGTCGCCATGCGGGGCTACGCCTCGCCCACCGGGCGGGGTGAAGATTCCGACGAGGCCCGCCTGTACGCGGCGGCGTTCCCCGGCGTGCCGATCGTGGCCCAGCCCAACCGGGTCGAGGGGCTGCTCGACCTGTTCGCGGCCGAGCGCGGGCGCGCGGTGGATTGCGTGCTGCTCGACGACGGCTTCCAGCACCGGCGCGTCGCGCGCCAGTGCGACATCGTGCTCATCGACGCGACGCGCAGCCCGTTCGACGACGCGCTCCTGCCCGCCGGGTGGCTGCGCGAGCCGGTGGCGTCGCTCGCGCGCGCGCACGCCGTGCTGCTCACCCACGCCGATCGCGCGGGGCGCGAGCGCGTGGCGGCGCTCGCGCGCCGGGTGCGTGAGGTGCTGCCGCCCCGCGCGGTCGTGGCGGCGTGTGCGCACGCGTGGGGCGGGTTCACGCGGCACGACCCGGGCACCGATGATCGCAACGCCGCGGGCGCGCCGGTCGCGGCCCCGGTGGGCGCCCTGCGCGGGCGTCGTGTGTTCGCGGCGTGCGCGATCGGCAACCCGGACCCGTTCCTGGACGCCGCCCGGGGCGCGTGTGCTGGGCCGCTGGCCGGGGCGTTGATCCTGCGAGACCACGACCCGTACGCGCCGCCGACGCTCGCGCGCCTGGTCGAGGCGCTGCAGCGCACCCGCGCCGAGGCGCTGCTCGTCACGCCCAAGGACTGGACCAAGCTCGACGCGGTGCACCCCGCCCGCTGGCCGTGCCCCGTGTACGTGCCCACCCTCGACCTGCGGTTCGAATCCGGCGAGCACGAACTGCTGGGGCTCGTGCGCGAGGCGGCGGGGCTCGATCTGTCGGAGCCCAGAGCGCACGACGAGGAAGGTTCCGGCGGCGAGTCCGACCGAGATGTTGAACCCGATGCGCCTACTCGCCCGACGGCGGGCTGA
- a CDS encoding nitroreductase family protein, which yields MFGRKQQDTPLPEKRKGRIDLEKLASQATSTSAERGTGKKRAIAPTTKAAPGGAGVQNFLGADSPWFTDPVRFPRTGPRGEQLRFCVAYATLAPSSHNSQPWKFRVDDDAVFVYADRTRALPVADPNDRELTISVGCAVECLSIALHRFGVEHTVELPHADERDLLAVVRTGAEREATSDARRLFDAMLRRRTTRTPFEDTPVPEMALKEMVALAAARHATFFPITDASTRFRVAKLVHEADVVQFGNRSFRRELAMWLHHNRSHALDGIPGYAQGMDEMTSLVAPLVVRTFDLGENRGARDEDLLLHSPLLACLGTARDTPADWVNAGRALAAVLVRAAGAGVTASYLNQPIEVAELRGHFKHMVPEAGWPQILLRMGFGPKLSHTPRRPAKDVLIMPGTPEVRPKKKPAKR from the coding sequence ATGTTCGGACGCAAGCAGCAGGACACCCCACTCCCGGAAAAACGCAAGGGCCGCATCGACCTCGAGAAGCTCGCCAGCCAGGCGACCAGCACGTCCGCCGAGCGCGGCACGGGGAAGAAGCGGGCGATCGCCCCGACGACCAAGGCGGCGCCCGGCGGCGCGGGCGTGCAGAACTTTCTCGGCGCCGACAGCCCGTGGTTCACCGATCCCGTCCGCTTCCCGCGGACGGGCCCGCGGGGCGAGCAACTGCGATTCTGCGTGGCGTACGCGACGCTGGCGCCCTCGAGCCACAACAGCCAGCCGTGGAAGTTCCGCGTCGACGACGACGCGGTGTTCGTCTACGCCGATCGCACGCGCGCGCTGCCCGTCGCGGACCCGAACGACCGCGAACTCACGATCTCCGTCGGCTGCGCGGTGGAGTGCCTGTCGATCGCGCTGCACCGCTTCGGCGTGGAGCACACCGTCGAACTCCCGCACGCCGACGAGCGCGACCTGCTCGCGGTGGTGCGGACGGGCGCGGAGCGCGAGGCGACGTCGGACGCTCGGCGCCTGTTCGACGCGATGCTGCGCCGGCGCACGACGCGCACGCCCTTCGAGGACACGCCGGTCCCGGAGATGGCGCTGAAGGAGATGGTGGCCCTCGCCGCCGCCCGGCACGCGACGTTCTTCCCCATCACCGACGCTTCCACGCGCTTCCGCGTCGCGAAGCTGGTGCACGAGGCCGACGTCGTGCAGTTCGGCAACCGCTCGTTCCGCCGTGAACTGGCGATGTGGCTGCACCACAACCGCTCGCACGCGCTCGACGGCATCCCCGGCTACGCGCAGGGCATGGACGAGATGACCTCGCTCGTGGCGCCGCTGGTCGTGCGCACGTTCGACCTGGGCGAGAACCGCGGCGCCCGCGACGAAGACCTCCTGCTGCACTCGCCCCTGCTGGCCTGCCTGGGCACCGCGCGCGATACGCCCGCGGACTGGGTGAACGCCGGGCGCGCGCTCGCGGCGGTGCTCGTGCGGGCCGCCGGCGCGGGCGTCACCGCGTCGTACCTCAACCAGCCCATCGAGGTCGCGGAACTGCGCGGGCACTTCAAGCACATGGTGCCCGAGGCCGGCTGGCCCCAGATCCTGCTGCGCATGGGCTTCGGGCCCAAGCTCTCGCACACGCCCCGGCGCCCCGCCAAGGACGTGCTCATCATGCCCGGCACGCCCGAGGTCAGACCCAAGAAGAAGCCCGCGAAGCGGTAG
- a CDS encoding nitrilase-related carbon-nitrogen hydrolase, with protein MTSALPRAHLVQLDTAWEDHEANMEQVRTLLDDARVARGDFILLGEMFDTGFSFSTEATADVDARTLGFLGELAQEFHATVQGGRTSAPCRRCAARNVMSALGPAEPHATHLAEYAKVHLFPNEAAHLEPGGAIVTYGWEAAGLRVCPAICYDLRFPELFRAGLARGAELYAIGACWPRQRAHHWRALLLARAIENQAFVLGVNRVGKDPAHAPSAGWEYAGGSIAIDPTGEVLGELGDRAGVLSVPIDAARLRAWRDAFPAWRAVPPIPPGDAPTRA; from the coding sequence ATGACCTCCGCGCTTCCCAGGGCCCACCTCGTGCAGTTGGACACCGCGTGGGAGGACCACGAGGCGAACATGGAGCAGGTTCGTACGCTGCTCGACGACGCCCGGGTCGCGCGGGGTGATTTCATACTCCTCGGAGAGATGTTCGATACCGGGTTTTCCTTCAGCACCGAGGCGACGGCCGACGTCGACGCCCGGACGCTGGGGTTTCTCGGTGAACTGGCCCAGGAGTTTCATGCAACCGTCCAGGGCGGACGGACGAGCGCGCCCTGCCGGCGGTGCGCCGCCAGGAACGTCATGAGCGCGCTCGGGCCCGCAGAACCCCATGCGACGCATCTGGCCGAATACGCCAAAGTTCATCTCTTTCCCAACGAGGCGGCCCACCTCGAACCCGGAGGCGCGATCGTGACGTACGGGTGGGAGGCCGCGGGGCTGCGCGTCTGCCCGGCGATCTGCTACGACCTGCGGTTCCCGGAGCTCTTCCGCGCCGGGCTGGCGCGCGGGGCCGAGCTGTACGCGATCGGCGCCTGCTGGCCCCGCCAGCGCGCGCACCACTGGCGGGCGCTGCTGCTCGCGCGCGCGATCGAGAACCAGGCGTTCGTGCTGGGCGTGAATCGCGTCGGCAAAGATCCCGCGCACGCGCCCAGCGCCGGCTGGGAGTACGCCGGGGGCTCCATCGCCATCGACCCCACCGGCGAGGTGCTGGGCGAGCTCGGCGACCGCGCGGGCGTGCTGAGCGTGCCGATCGACGCCGCCCGCCTGCGCGCGTGGCGCGACGCATTCCCGGCGTGGCGGGCCGTGCCGCCTATCCCGCCCGGCGACGCCCCGACCCGCGCGTGA
- a CDS encoding RluA family pseudouridine synthase yields the protein MARETRGPVGEGEGADDEASAAGLVLPGGKVDAEAVRRAVEKAEELGLDDDSALRTVVFHIRRDLGKRLDKYLTDRIGFLSRNQLQRLIDEGGVRVNDRAPKASTKIGAGDVVEVVIPAPPPSNIQPEDIPLDVLFEDEHIIVLNKQPDIIVHPARSHLKGTLLSALTYHFLHRSKAGGGLSAVGEEFARPGVVHRLDRHTSGCIAFAKTEEAHWKLAHHFEHRRVDKRYLAIAHGAIEPDVQVIELPIGPHPSREKGYREKYVVRHDELGKHAVTIARVRERYEVPAASGVEKFSLVELELKTGRTHQIRVHLSYNQWPIVGDDMYAGKGVGLRDGVLELFAAGDHETPEGVRAILRRQALHACTLGFRHPVTEAPMEFTAPLRGDIGRLVHVLRGGKTTGVDAPGATVDLAKAVPERDAM from the coding sequence ATGGCACGCGAAACGCGCGGCCCGGTCGGCGAAGGCGAGGGTGCGGACGACGAGGCCTCGGCCGCGGGGCTGGTGCTGCCGGGCGGGAAGGTCGACGCCGAGGCGGTTCGCCGCGCGGTGGAGAAGGCCGAGGAACTCGGGCTGGATGACGACAGCGCGCTGCGAACGGTGGTGTTCCACATCCGCCGGGATCTGGGCAAGCGTCTGGACAAGTACCTGACGGACCGGATCGGATTCCTGAGCCGCAACCAGTTGCAGCGGCTGATCGACGAGGGGGGCGTTCGGGTGAACGACCGCGCACCCAAGGCCTCGACGAAGATCGGCGCGGGCGACGTGGTGGAGGTGGTGATCCCCGCGCCGCCGCCCTCGAACATCCAGCCCGAGGACATCCCGCTGGACGTGCTGTTCGAGGACGAGCACATCATCGTGCTCAACAAGCAGCCCGACATCATCGTGCACCCCGCGCGGAGCCACCTGAAGGGCACGCTGCTGTCGGCGCTGACGTACCACTTTCTGCACCGGTCGAAGGCGGGGGGCGGGCTGTCGGCGGTGGGGGAGGAGTTCGCCCGCCCGGGCGTGGTGCACCGGCTCGACCGGCACACGAGCGGGTGCATCGCCTTCGCGAAGACCGAGGAGGCGCACTGGAAGCTCGCGCACCACTTCGAGCACCGGCGCGTCGACAAGCGGTACCTGGCGATCGCGCACGGGGCGATCGAGCCGGACGTGCAGGTGATCGAGCTGCCCATCGGCCCGCACCCGTCGCGCGAGAAGGGGTACCGCGAGAAGTACGTCGTACGCCACGACGAGCTGGGCAAGCACGCGGTGACCATCGCGCGGGTGCGCGAGCGGTACGAGGTGCCCGCGGCGTCGGGCGTCGAGAAGTTCTCGCTGGTGGAGCTGGAACTCAAGACCGGGCGCACCCACCAGATCCGCGTGCACCTGTCGTACAACCAGTGGCCGATCGTCGGCGACGACATGTACGCCGGGAAGGGCGTGGGGCTGCGCGATGGCGTGCTCGAGCTCTTCGCGGCGGGCGACCACGAGACGCCCGAGGGCGTGCGGGCGATCCTCCGCCGTCAGGCGCTGCACGCGTGCACGCTGGGGTTCCGCCATCCCGTGACGGAGGCGCCGATGGAGTTCACCGCGCCGCTGCGGGGCGACATCGGGCGCCTGGTGCACGTGCTGCGGGGCGGGAAGACGACCGGTGTGGACGCGCCCGGCGCGACGGTGGACCTGGCGAAGGCCGTGCCCGAGCGCGACGCGATGTGA